The sequence below is a genomic window from bacterium 336/3.
CATAGGCAATTCGGCTGTTGATATTGCCTGTGAAGCATCCAGAAATACTATTGGAAAAGTTTGGATTTCAACAAGAAGTGGAGCTTATATTTTGCCAAAGTACATTATGGGTATTCCCTTTGATACACTTAATAAGTATAGTTTGGATTGGATACCCATGGCATTTAAACGTTCTTTACTTTCACTTTTTTTATGGCTTGCTCGTGGAAAACAAACCAATTATGGTGTTCCTAAACCTAACCGTCCTCTCCTATCCGAACATCCTACAATTTCACAAGAGTTATTGGGTCTAGTAGGACATGGAAAAGTACATTTCAAGCCTAATATTAAAGAACTTTCTGGAGAGTATATTATTTTTGAAGATGGTTCAAAAGAACAAGTAGATGTACTTGTATATGCTACTGGTTATAAAATTGCTTTTCCGTTTTTTGATAAGGCTTTTATAGATGCTGAAGAAAATAATGATATTGAGCTTTATAAACACACTATTCATCCCGAACATAAACACCTCTATTTTATTGGTTTATTGCAACCATTGGGGGCTATTATGCCCTTAGCCGAAGTGCAATCAGAATGGGTTGCTAAAATTATTTTGGATAAAATTCAATTGCCTTCTAAAGAGCTTATGCTCAAAGATATTACAAGGGAAAAGACCAAAATGAAAAAAAGATACAAAAGCTCTCCCCGTCACACAATTCAAGTGGAGTTTTACCCTTACAAAAACATGATAAAACGTGAAATAAAGAAGGCTAAAGTGTAAATTAATTTAGGTATGATCATGTAGTATTTCCTTTTAGATGTCTAATTTATATTTTCATGAGTCTTTTAAAAGATTATTTAGGTAAATTTATAAACTTTACGCCTACTCTTGAAAAGGTATTTTTTGAATTATGTACAATTCAGGAAATACCCAAAAAGACTCATTTATTCAAAGCTGGTGAAATCTGCCATCATGTTCATTTTATAGAAAAGGGTTTTGCAAGAGTGTATTATCTGCTTGATGGTAGAGATGTAACATCTTGGTTTGCTCAAGAAGGACAAGTAATGAGTGCCAAAGATAGTTTGTTTACAGGTAAACCCAGCGATTATAATATCCAGCTTTTGGAAGATTCTAAAGTAATCAGTATTAATTATCGAAAACTAGAATCTAAATTTGATGAATATCCAGAATTGGAAAGAGCGGCAAGACTAATCACCATCGAATCTTATTTGCAATTAGATGATAGGATTAAAAATATATTATTCTACACACCTGAAGAGCGTTATTTACGACTTCTTGAGAGCTATCCCAACATTACCACACGCATTTCGTTGGGGTATATAGCCTCTTATTTAGGCATTACACAAGAAACTTTGAGTCGAGTACGAGCCAGAGTTTAATTTTTTGATTTTGGTCAAAGGATTTTCCTTCAGATTATGAGAGATTTGTATCATCAGTACACGTTCTTCACCTCAAAGTTATATTATTATGAAATCACTCAATCAATGGTTTGACGAGTATGCAGTCAGTCACCAAAACCCTACTAATAAAGCTATTCACTATATTTGTGTTCCTGCTATTTATTTTTCTATCACAGGGTTACTCATGAGTTTGCCTAGTGGTATTTTAAGCAATACTTTAAACCTAAATATGCCAATTCTTGAAAATTGGGCGTTTCTGGCATTTATTTTTGCATTTATTTTTTATGTGCGTTTGTCTGTTAGAATGGCTATTAAAATTGCTTTGTTTACACTTGCCTGTTTGTTTGCAAACTATTACATCAGTCAATTTGTACCACTATGGATTTTCTCTGTTGTAGTATTTGTGGTTGCGTGGATAGGTCAGTTTTATGGACATAATGTAGAAGGTAAAAAACCTTCATTTATCAAAGATTTACAGTTTCTATTAATTGGTCCTGCTTGGGTGATAGAAAACTTGTTTGCTAAGACAAAATAACCTTATTATTTAATTTTTCTAAAAGTAAGAGACAAACGTCTGTCTCTTACTTTCTTTTTTCCCTCAATTATATCGCTTTTTTTTGCTTTGATACCATGTAGCCATTCATATCGAGCTTCATCAGCCATAATCAAGAGGCTTTGAGGTTCAAGAAATATTTCGGATTTTAATGTTTTATCTTTACTGATAAATTCCATTGTGCAAAAAGAGCCTAAACTTAAAGAGGCAATGGTATCATCAAAACAAGGCTCACAATCAATATGGTGAGCGATTCCCTGCCCTGCAAGATACTCATTGACAATTACTTGGTCGGCTTTGTAAGGTATATAACCTTTTTCATAAATGGATATAGCCAGATTTTCAATCCAATCTGGTAAATCTCCTATTTTCATAGAAGCATCTATTTTTCGCTTCTGATAATCGTATTTATAGCCATAATGCTGAACTCGCCTTTTCAAGTCATTTAACCAAGTAGCATTATCTATTTGATGAATAAGACTTTTTTCCTCTTCTTCCGAAATGAAATTGCTAATATAAATAAGCCCTTGTATTTGCATTATTTCAATCTAATTTCTGCCTGATTGGTATTGTTTTGTCTAAATTGTCCTATAAAAACTTTTGCTTTTTTTACAGAAAGCTCATAACAATACAAATAACCATCGTAAGAAGCTATCAATAATTCTAACTTTTTATCACCATCTATATCACCTAAAAATGGTGAGCACTCTGCCCCTGAAGGCATTTTGAGGCGTTCTAAACTTCTTACTTTCTCATCATAAATCAACAGTTCTCCTTTTTCAGTTGGAATAGCTATTTGCCAATTTTTGTTGGTGATGTTGCCCACAACTCCAGAAGCTGAAATTCTATTAGCAGCATGAAATCTTCTTACATTTTTATCTACAAATTTATTATTTGCTTCACCTTCTAGTTTTGCTTTAAGCAAATGAGCTATCCACAAACCATCATGCTCACTTGACCACCAAGAACTCCCTACAACCATTGTTTCGTTGGGCGTGATGGCAGGCGTTCCATATAAACCAGAAATACCTCCATAGTAAGGCTCTTTATCAGGCAGTTGGAAGTCCACACTATAAAGTACTTTACCATCTAATCCAAGCATAAAAACCCAAGAATAAGTGGTAGCAACCATAATAGCTGTTTTTTTCTCCTTTCTAATAATTACGGGAGATGACTTCAAGCCAGAACCTAAGTTAAAATCCCAGATAGTTTTACCATTTTTACCATCCAATGCATACAAATGTGATTCGTTCACACCTGAATTTTCACCATCTTCTGTACTTAAACCCCATCCTCCCGAAATAATATCAGGAATTTGGTCATCATTTACATCTACACCAACAGGTGAACACAAATAAGCTCCATCTGATTTTGATAAAATATTAACCCACAATGGTTTACCTGTTTTTCCGTTCAAAGCAACAACTCCTCTCCCTCGTACTGTAATGACTACATCTTTTTCTGCATCATTGTTGAGGTCAATGAGCAAGGGACAACTCTCAATATTACCATAATTATCTCCTATATTAGCTGTTGGGGCATTGTATTGCCATAAAAGTTGTTTTTGAGCTATATCATAACAATACAAAATATGGGCATCTGTACCAAAATAGAGTTTATTTCCATCTATAGCAATGCCATTCACATCTGTATCTGGCATATCTTTTTCTTCTTTGGTTTCCCAAACAGGAGTAATTTTTTCAAGAATATTACCTGTTTTGGGGTCAATGGAAAATACAGCGTCCAACTCATCTTTGCTGTTTTTCTCAAGAGTATTTCCGTTTGAGCCAACCCATATTTTATTTTTATCAAATAAAATATTTGTTCGATAGGTTGTCTGCCCTATTTTGGTCTTCCATTTCAAAGGAAAGACACTCTCTATATTTTGAGCTTGTGTGCAGATTGCAGTAAAAAGCAGTAGAAAAATGGAAGCGTTTTTCATATTTTTTGTATTTTAGTGCCAATATAAAAAAAGAAAATTTAAAAGCCTTTTCAATTTGAAATTTTCCATTTATGCCAAAAGCTATTATTATTGAAGATGAAACCAAAGCTCGAAGAGTTTTGGAAGAATTAATTAAAGAATATTGCCCTGATGTAGAGATACTTGCCTCTGTAGATAGTGTACCCGAAGGTGTAAAAGCTATCAAGAAATTTGAACCTGATTTAGTTTTTTTAGATATAGAAATGCCTCAATATAACGGTTTTCAATTGTTTGATTTCATTGAAGATGTAAATTTTGAGGTAATTTTTACAACAGCTTATCAAGAGTATGCTATTCAGGCTTTTGAAGTATCTGCCATTGCTTATTTGCTCAAGCCTATACAGATAGAAAAGCTTATACAAGCTGTTGAGAAGGTAAAAGAAAAGCACTCTCAACAGTCCAAAGAACGCATACAAGTCATGAAAAGTGCTTTAGGACAAGAGAAAGTGAGCAAAGTAGCTCTTCCTATTTCTGAAGGATTTTTATTTGTAGAACTAAATGATATTATGTACCTCACTGCAGAAGGAGCTTACACCACTATACTTTTAAGAGATAGTAGAAAATTTTTAGTTTCTCGAAATATCAAAAGTTTTGAAGAAATTTTTCACCATTCGTTCTTTTTCAGACCACACCGTTCTTATCTTATCAATTTGAATGCAGTGAAACAATTTATCAGACAAGATGGTGGATATATTTTGATGGAGAATGGTGATAGTG
It includes:
- a CDS encoding histidine kinase, whose amino-acid sequence is MPKAIIIEDETKARRVLEELIKEYCPDVEILASVDSVPEGVKAIKKFEPDLVFLDIEMPQYNGFQLFDFIEDVNFEVIFTTAYQEYAIQAFEVSAIAYLLKPIQIEKLIQAVEKVKEKHSQQSKERIQVMKSALGQEKVSKVALPISEGFLFVELNDIMYLTAEGAYTTILLRDSRKFLVSRNIKSFEEIFHHSFFFRPHRSYLINLNAVKQFIRQDGGYILMENGDSVSISKDKKEEFLMAYQSLK
- a CDS encoding DNA repair protein → MQIQGLIYISNFISEEEEKSLIHQIDNATWLNDLKRRVQHYGYKYDYQKRKIDASMKIGDLPDWIENLAISIYEKGYIPYKADQVIVNEYLAGQGIAHHIDCEPCFDDTIASLSLGSFCTMEFISKDKTLKSEIFLEPQSLLIMADEARYEWLHGIKAKKSDIIEGKKKVRDRRLSLTFRKIK
- a CDS encoding monooxygenase, which encodes MNPKVCIVGAGSSGITACKVLHQHNIDFDCYEKGSQIGGNWRYLNDNGMSSSYRSLHINTSRKVMAYSDYPMPEDYPDYPSHFQIIEYFENYVSHFGFRNNIIFKTGVEKIEKSENNQYKVTLDNGETKIYDVVLIASGHHWKARYPEFKGNFAGETFHAHDYKTPDIFHGNKNVVVVGIGNSAVDIACEASRNTIGKVWISTRSGAYILPKYIMGIPFDTLNKYSLDWIPMAFKRSLLSLFLWLARGKQTNYGVPKPNRPLLSEHPTISQELLGLVGHGKVHFKPNIKELSGEYIIFEDGSKEQVDVLVYATGYKIAFPFFDKAFIDAEENNDIELYKHTIHPEHKHLYFIGLLQPLGAIMPLAEVQSEWVAKIILDKIQLPSKELMLKDITREKTKMKKRYKSSPRHTIQVEFYPYKNMIKREIKKAKV